The DNA region TATCACGATCTGCAATCCCGCCGTTATCTGGCATTAGGTCTGGATAATCAGTCACCTATGTATGATTTTGATGCCAAGCTTACCGAAGCTAACTTCACTCCTGCCTCGTTACGACGGGATGGCATACGTTAACCATAACCATTCACTATGGGGCAGCCGGCTGCCCCTTGATTTAAGGCGACAAGATGAAGTTCCGCAGCTTGTTTGGCAGTGTTATTTGCGGGTTGCCGCTAGTGGTCTGTGCTGTTCCTGACGAAACTGGACAAGTGGCACTCACCAGTCAGTTACAGCCTTTGGCGTCACAAGCGCTGGTGCTGGATATCAAACATGCGGGTGATACCTTGGTGGCGGTTGGTGAACGGGGCCACATACTGCGGTTGCTCGCAACGGGAAACTGGCAACAGGTATTAACACCCAGCCGTAACCTACTTACCCGGGTAACCTTTGTGGATGCCAATAATGGTTGGGCGGTTGGACATGATGCCACCATCCTGCATAGCCGTGACGCCGGGGTCACTTGGCAATTACAGTATCGTTCAGAAACGTTGGCTCGCCCATTAATGGATGTGTATTTTCGTGACGCCCAACAGGGCTTGGCAATTGGTGCTTATGGCTTGTTGTTACGCACCCAAGACGGTGGCAAGCATTGGCAGCGGGAATTTCATGATGAGTTGCTGAACGAAGATGACAAACAATATCTGCAACAGCTAAAAACAGATGATCCTCAGGTTTATCAACAGGAAGCAGATTCTATCTTGCCGCATTTTAATCGGCTATTGCCGCTACCTGATGGCCGTTTGCTGTTGGTGGGTGAAATGGGGTTGGTAGCCGTGAGTGATGATCTAGGTGCGCATTGGCAACGGCTACAATTCCCGTATGAAGGCTCGCTGTTTGCTGCCAAAGAGTACAACGGTCAGGTCTATGTGGGGGTTGCGCGGCAACCTGTTTGTCAGCGATTTGTCATTGCAGTCGTGGCAGTCAATTGCATTGCCGCAGGTAGCCACTATCAATGGCATAACTCAGGTTGCTGAGCAGTTGTGGGTGACGGGCAATAGCGGTGTGATTATCCGTCTGGATGCTGGGAACCGGGCGCAATTAGTGCGGCAATTGAAAGGGGAAAATCTGTTGACGCTGGCAGCCGATCCTACCGGCAGGATCTGGTTGGCCGGAACCAAAGGTCTGCAACCTATAACATTAGAATAACGGGTGTGGTATATGTTGGAAAAACTGGTTAATGGCCTTGAAAGTTTTCTGTTCCGACACCGTGTCTGGGTGTTGCTGTTTTTTGCACTTTGTACTGCCGTCTTGGGCTGGCAGGCCAGCCAACTTCGCATGGATGCCGCCTTCGTCAAAAATATTCCGCTGGCACATCCTTACATGCAGACTTATCTCAAACATCAGCAGCAGTTTGGCGGAGCTAACTCCATTATGGTGGCGGTGGAAGACCGCAGTGGTGATATTTTCAACCCGCAGTTCTTTGACGCGCTAAAAGAGGTGCATGACCAGCTGTTTTTTATTCCAGGTGTTGATCGCTCGCAAGTGAAGTCACTGTATTCACCGTCAACCCGCTTTACCGAAGTGGTTGAGGATGGCTTTGCTGGTGGGCCGGTGATCCCGGCGGATTTCAGTACCTCAGCAGCCGGCTTGCAAAAGGTTAAGGAAAATATCGAAAAGGCCGGGATTGTTGGCCGTTTAGTTGCTAACGATTATTCCGCAGCGATGATCAGTGCGCAGTTGCTGGATTTTGATCCGCAAACCGGAGCGCCGCTCGATACGCTGGCATTCGCCGACAAGCTAGAACAGCAGTTGCGTGACCAATATCAAACGCCGCAAATTCGCATTCATATTATTGGCTTTGCCAAAATGGCAGGAGATGTGGCGGAAGGTGCCCGTGGCGTGCTGTTATTTTTTGTGATTGCACTGTTAGTCACGGCCATCATGGTGTATCTGTTCAGCCGTTCTGTGCTGCTGACGTTATTGCCATTGACGTGTAGCCTCGTCGCTGTGGTGTGGCAACTGGGATTATTGAACCTCATCGGTTTCGGGCTCGATCCTATGTCGATTTTGGTGCCATTTTTGGTATTTGCCATTGGTGTCAGCCACGGCGTACAGATGATCAATGCCATTCGCCAACGGGTAAGCGGCGGCATGAGCAGCAAACAGGCGGCGGCCGCGGCGTTTCGGGCACTGTTGGTACCCGGCGGTGTGGCATTGCTGTCTGATACCGTTGGCTTTATGACCTTGCTGACCATAGATATCGGTATTATTCGCGAACTCGCTATCTCTGCATCACTCGGGGTCGGCGTGATTATTCTGACCAATCTGGTATTGCTGCCGCTGGTGATCTCTTTTGTGAATTTGCCAACACCACCGGTGACAGATGCCGCCACGCCTGGCAAAAATTTGGCAACGTCTGGCGGGGTTTGCATCGCCACGCTACGCTTGGCTGATTATCCTGCTGACGGCAGGGCTTTATGGTTTTGGCTTGATGCAATCGAGTCGTATGCAGATAGGGGATTTACAGCGCGGAGCCCCAGCATTACACGAATCTTCCCGTTACAATCAGGATACTTTTTTATCACAGACCATTTTGCCATCACCACTGATGTGATGAGTGTCATTGTCGAAGCTTTCCCTGAGGCTTGTACTTACCACGATGTTTTACAACAGCTTGACGATTTTGAATGGTACGCTCGCAATACTCCGGGAGTGGAGTTTACCGCCAGCATCAGCTCGGTGGCCCGTCAGGTTAATGCCGGTTTTAACGAAGGCAATCCCCGCTGGTTAATGCTGCCGCGTAATCCTGCCAGTTTGGCACAGTTGGTGTCACAAATCCCCACCACCAGTGGTTTGCTGGATGGTAATTGCTCGGTGATGCCTGTGTATCTTTTTACAGGATCACAAGGCGCAAACCATCAATGGGGTGGTGGCAAAAGTGCAGCAACTGGCAGCAGAACTGGATACTGACAAGGTCAAATTTAAATTGGCATCTGGGCCGGTAGGCGTGATGGCCGCGACCAATGAAGCGGTCGCCGCGGCGCAGTTACCCATGATGTTGTACGTCTATGGCGCAGTATTTGTGTTGTGTTTGCTAAGTTTTCGCTCATTAAGGGCCACATTAGCGGTGATTATTCCGTTATATGTGGTTTCCACCTTGGCACAAGCCCTGATGACCTACCTCGATATTGGGCTGACGGTAAGTACATTACCCGTTATCGCGTTAGGGGTCGGCATCGGCGTGGATTATGGTATTTATATTTTGTCGATCATGGCGCAGAAACTGCGGGAAGGGATGCCGGTGCAACAGGCTTATCTAGACGCGTTGTGCGAACGCGGTAACGCGGTGATCTTCACGGGCTTGACCTTGGCGGTGGGCGTCAGCACTTGGTTTTTTTCAGCGCTTAAATTCCAGATGGACATGGGCATATTGCTGACATTTATGTTCCTGGTCAATATGCTCGGCGCCATCATTATTCTGCCCGCATTAGCCGCGGTTTTCTGGCCTAAACGGAAGCTGAGCAGTGCCCCATGATAACCGTCTGTCATCCGCATGTTGCATAGTTTTTCAGCTTTTGCAGATATTTGGTCAAAAGCCTGTTGGTAGCGCCGCCAATGTTTGGCTAAATGCTTTATATCACACTAAAATTTTCCTCGAAATGCGCAGTGTTTAGTAATAAACTGCGCGCCAAGACCTAGGTCACATTTTGCGAGTGATCCGGGTCATTCGTCGAAGCATCCTAAATACAAAAAAGCGCTGCCATAGACGCTTAAGGAAACATTACCATGGCTTTGAAAGACTCAATGCCTTCAGTATTACTGGAGAATGTAGTTCACCTCATTCATTCCAAGGTTCCAAAAGCCCAGGCTCGTCAGGTAGAGCAGTTTGCTACCTGTCTTTATGCCCATATGTCGAAGGACGATTTACTTGCCCGTAACGACAGTGATCTTTACGGAGCTGTTTTGAGCCTTTGGAATTCCCTCTCTAACACTTCAGTAGGCCAAACACACTTAAAAGTTTTCAACCCGACTCAAGCCAAACACGGCTGGCAATCTTCTCACACCATTATTGAAATCGTGCAGCCAGACATGCCGTTTCTGGTGGATTCCTTAGGCATAGCGCTGAAACAGCTGGGCATCACTTCACACATGATGCTACACACCCCGCTGGCAATTGAGCGGGACAAAGGCCAGATTTCCGCGGTAACCCGTGTCAAAGGCAGCCGCGATGACAGCGATAAAGTTGCGGTGTTCTTGATTGAAATTGATCGGCAGAGCAGTGAAAAAGATATCCGCTTGCTGGAAAAAGAGATAGAAGCGGTACTGAATGATGTTGCCGCCGCAGTTGATGACTGGCAGCCAATGTCTGAACGGCTGGCCAGTATTATTCAGGAACTGCCCAAACGGCCATTCCCGGGTGACGCTAAAGAACTCGAAGAAGCGGTAAGTTATCTCAGCTATCTTAACGACCACCATTTCACCTTGCTGGGTTACCGTTATTACGATTTGCGCCGGGTCGCCGGCGATGTTGAGCTGGTGCCCGATGTGGCCAGCAGCTTAGGGCTGATGAAAAAACCGGGCAAAGAACAGCCTGAACATGGTTTGATGCTGTCCTCATTTTCAGAAACCGCCCGTCGTGAAGCCCTGAGCGGTTCACTGTTGGTGCTGACCAAAGGTTCCGCCAAGAGTCGGGTACATCGCCCGGCGTATGTGGACTATATCGGCATCAAACGTTTTGATAAGCAAGGCAATGTGGTGGGTGAAGAGCGGTTTGTGGGCCTGTATGCCTCTAACGTCTATAACCGCAGTCCGCGTTCCATCCCGCTGTTAGCCGAAAAAGTGCAGCGCATCATGGATCTTTCGGGCTTTGGCCCTCGCTCCCACGACTATAAAACCCTGTTGAATATCCTAGAAAACCTGCCGCGGGATGAGATCATCCAAGCATCAGTTGAACAGCTGGCGCAGGTGGCCCATGGCGTGTTGGATATGCAGGATCGCGACAAACTGAAACTGTTTGTGCGTAAAGATGCCTATGGCCGTTTCTTGTCTTGTCTGGTGTATGTCGCCAAAGACAGATACAACACCAAACTCCGACAAGATACTCAACGTATTCTGGCGGAAACCTTTAACAGTAATGAGGAAGTGGAATTCACCACTTATTTCTCCGAGTCATCCTTGTGCCGGACCCATTACATTGTCAAAGTCGATAATAACAACGATGTGGATGTAGACGTGGCTGCCATTGAAAACAATCTGATCGAAGCCGCCCGCTCTTGGGACGACAAACTGTCAACTGCGTTGAATAACGCGATTGGTGAAGAACAGGGTAACCGCTACTTTAAGCGTTATGACTCAGCGTTTCCGCAGAGTTACAAAGGCGATGTGCTGCCAACTTCTGCCGTTGTCGATATTCGGCAGTTAGAAGCGCTGGATGATGACCATAAACTCGGCATGTTGTTCTATCAGCCGCAAGAAGCGGAACTGAAAAGCAACACAGTGCGCTTGAAGTTGTTCCATAAAGATGAACCCATCCCTTTGTCTGATGTTTTGCCAATGCTGGAAAACTTTGGCTTGCGGGTGATCAACGAACGTCCTTACGAAGTCACCACTACCGACAATAAGACATTCTGGATCCTCGACTTCCTGATGACAGTGCAGCGCTCCGCCTCGGAAGAGCTGACGGACAGCCAAGATCGTTTCCAGAACGCATTGTCACTGGTATGGCAGAAAAACTGGAAGATGACGGTTTTAACCGTTTGGTGTTAGCCACAGGTTTGTCGGGTCGTGAAGTCTCAGTATTGCGTGCTTATGCTAAGTACATGCGGCAGATTGATGCCACTTTCAGTCAGGCATACATTGAAGAAACCTTCAGCCGCTATCCACAGATTGCTGATTCGCTGGTGAAAATGTTCATCCGCAAGTTCAATCCGAAACTGAAAACCCGCACTACCGGCAAGTTTGAAGAACAGATCAATCTGCGCCTAGAAGATGTTGCCAGTCTGGATGATGACCGTATTATCCGCCGCTATTTGGCACTGATAAATGCGACTGTGCGTACTAACTTCTATCAGTTGGATGCTGCGGGCGAAGCTAAGGATTATATCTCCTTCAAGTTTGCGCCAGATCAGATCCCAGAAATGCCAAAGCCCTTGCCTAAGTACGAAATTTTCGTATACAGCCCAAGGGTGGAAGGAGTGCATCTGCGTGGTGGTCGTGTGGCTCGTGGTGGTTTACGTTGGTCGGATCGCCGTGAAGACTTCCGTACCGAAGTGCTGGGGTTGGTAAAAGCCCAGCAGGTGAAGAATACTGTTATTGTTCCCGTTGGTGCCAAAGGTGGTTTTGTCTGCAAGCAGATGCCAGCCGATGGTGGGCGTGAAGCGGTATTCCAGGAAGGACAAGCCTGTTACCGGATCTTTATCCACGGCTTGCTGGATATTACCGACAATATCGTCAACAAAGAAATTGTGCCGCCCGTCGATGTCGTGCGCCATGATGACGATGACCCTTATCTGGTCGTCGCGGCTGACAAGGGCACCGCAACTTTCTCTGATATCGCGAATGCCATCTCGCTTGAATATAACTTCTGGCTTGGTGATGCCTTTGCTTCTGGTGGTTCTAACGGCTATGACCATAAGAAAATGGGCATTACCGCTAAAGGCGCTTGGGAATCAGTCAAACGCCATTTCCGCGAAGTTGGGATTGATTGCCAGACTACCGATTTCACCTGCGTAGGGATCGGTGATATGGCCGGTGACGTGTTTGGTAACGGGATGTTGTTGTCAGAACATATCCGCTTACAAGCCGCGTTCAACCATATGCATATCTTTATTGATCCTAATCCGGATACGGCCAAGAGTTTTGTGGAACGTCAGCGCTTGTTTGATCTGCCGCGCTCAACCTGGGATGACTACAATCGTAAGTTAATCTCTAAAGGCGGTGGTATTTTCCTGCGCAGTGCCAAGGCGATTACCTTGACACCAGAAATGAAAACCATGCTGGCAACCGATAAGAGCGCTATGACGCCTAGCGAGCTGATCAAAGAGCTGTTGCAAATGCCGGTGGATCTGTTGTGGAACGGTGGTATTGGTACTTATGTGAAATCCAGCCGTGAAACTAACGCCGATGTGGGCGATCGTGCCAACGATGCCTTGCGCGTCAATGGCGGTGAAATACGCGCCAAGATCATCGGTGAAGGTGGCAACTTAGGCTGTACTCAGTTGGGGCGTATCGAATATGCGGCTAACGGCGGCCGTATGAACACCGACTTTGTGGACAACGTTGGTGGGGTAGATTGCTCAGACAACGAAGTTAACATCAAGATCCTGCTTAACAGCCTGGTGGCAGAAGGGGATCTGACGGTAAAACAGCGTAACAGCTTACTTGAGCAGATGACTGACGAAGTCGCTGATATCGTGATTCAGGACTGTGAACAGCAGACCCGTACCTTGTCGGTGACCCAGATCCATGCCGCAGAACAGCTCAAAGAGCACATCCGCTTTATCCATTATCTGGAAAAAGAGGGCAAGCTGGATCGGGCACTGGAGTTCCTGCCATCAGAAGAGGAACTGACCGAACGGTTGGCGAACAACCGTGGTTTGACTCGTCCAGAATTGTCGGTGCTGGTGGCTTACAGCAAAATGTTGCTGAAAGAACAACTGGTAACCACCGAAGTGACCGATGATCCATGGCTGAGCCAGCTGTTAGTGCAATATTTCCCACAGAAGCTGCAAAAACTGTATGCCGATAAGATGGGCACTCATCCATTACGTGGCGAAATCATCGCAACGTCGTTGGCCAATGAATTGGTTAACGAAATGGGACTGAATTTTGTTCAGCGTATGCAGGATGAGACAGGTGCCTCAGTTGCTGAATCTGCCATTTGTTACGCTATGGCTAGAGAAATATTCGGTATGGGCGAATTAATTCAGGCCATCGATGATCTGAATGGTGCGGTTCCAGCCGTAGTTCAGAGTGAAATGCTGCATCAGCTGCGCCGTAATATGCGCCGCTCAACTCGCTGGCTGTTGCGTAACCGTAACCGTAATCTGAATATTGAACAGACAGTGGCATTCTTCAAACCTGTGTTTGAAGATCTGCGTGACAATATCCAGCATTATCTGCAAGAGAGCGAGTGGCAGGGCATTGCTGACGACATCGCAGCGCTGGAACGTGAAGCCGTACCGGCCAACGTTGCTAGCCTGGTGGGCAAGATGAGCACGCTGTTCTGTGCCTTGGATATTGCGCAGATAGCTCAACAGCAGGACAAAGCGATAGCGCTGGTTGCCGAGACTTACTATAAACTCGGTGCCCGTGTTGAATTGCATTGGTTCCTGGAGCAGATCAATGCGCAGCCTGCGTCTAATCATTGGCAGGTACTGGCACGGGCCGCATTCCGGGAAGATCTGGATTGGCAACAGCGTTCATTGAGTTCCGTGGTGTTGCGCAGTTGTGCCGCTGAGTGTGATGCAGAAGCCGTCATTGCCCAGTGGATTGAAGCACACCAGCTGTTGCTGGAACGTTGGTTCCTGATGTTGGCAGACTTTAAGACTTCAGGTGTTCACGAATTTGCTAAGTTCTCGGTGGCGTTGCGTGAACTTAACCTGCTGATATTACATTGTGAAGGGCACGGTTAACATATAATAACAACAAGAGCCCTGGCATCTGCCGGGGCTTTTTTAGGTCTTAGGAGAACACATGTTTTATAAAATCGCGCAAAAGGTGATGTTTCAGATGGACCCAGAAGTGGCTCATCATTTTGCCATGACCGGGCTGAAAGCCACTGCTCATAATCCCTTGAACTGTTTTTATGCCCAGCATATTGCAGCGGTACCTGTTGAATTTATGGGGGTTACTTTTCCCAATCCGGTAGGGTTAGCCGCGGGTATGGACAAAGATGGTGAAGCGATTGACGCCTTTGCAGCGATGGGATTTGGCCATATTGAAGTCGGCACGGTAACGCCTCGGCCACAACCGGGTAATGATAAGCCCCGCTTGTTCCGGATCAAGCCAGCCAAAGCGATTATCAACCGCATGGGATTCAACAATAAGGGTGTTGATAATCTGGTCAAAAATCTGTTGGCACGGAAATCCAAAGCGGTGGTGGGTGTCAATATTGGTAAAAATAAAGATACCCCTGTTGAAAATGGTAAAGAGGATTATTTGATCTGTATGGATAAAGTTTATCCATATGCAGACTATATTGCGGTGAATATTTCATCTCCTAATACCCCAGGGTTGCGCACTATGCAATATGGTGAGCTGTTAGAAGATCTGCTGGCAAGTCTTAAAGAAAAACAAAAAGCATTAGCTGAGCAGTATCAAAAATATGTGCCAATTGCATTGAAGATTGCGCCAGATTTATCTCAGGATGAAATAGAAAAAATTGCTGATGCACTTATTAGAAATAAATTTGATGGTGTGATAGCAACAAATACCACATTAAGTCGTGATGGTGTTAGTGGTTTAGCCAATTCCAGTGAGACTGGCGGGCTTAGCGGTAAACCCTTAAATGAGTTATCAACTAAGGTCATTAAACAGTTAGCTCAGTGCCTGAACGGACAAGTCCCTATATTGGGTTGCGGTGGTATTTTGAGCGCTGACGATGCCATGACCAAGTTAGATGCCGGCGCACAGTTGGTGCAAATTTATTCTGGATTTATTTATCAGGGCCCTAAATTAATAGACGATATTATTGAGGCATATAGATCTAGAGTCAGCAAATAAGATCGTTAAGGTGAATTTATGATCAAAAGGATCGTTAAGCGATCCTTTTGTTATTTTTAGATCTGTCAGTTCATTTGCGATCTACAATATTAATTATTGAAAACTTGTGTAGAATATTTAAACTATATTTTGCTATTGAATAAAATATCATCTACTATCTGTTCATAATAATAAAGGTCAGTTGGATTACGCTATGTTATTAATGCCTGAAAGTTGCTGGCAATGGCAATATAACGAATCACATGGGGTCCTGAGTATTTCCCTGGGCTCAGAGCTGGAATTTCTGACCCCTTATAAACCTAAGACGTTAATTCCAGATGCTCTAGGTGAGTTAGAATTCAGTGTTGACCATGCCCGCTATTATATTGAACTGCTCGACAGTATCAGCAAACGTCTATCGCTGCCGGATGCGTTTTTGGTGCAATTAGCGTTGAATGCCACCGCGGCTTGTTTTCTGCAAAAACCACAAATGCCCAAATCTTGGTTCTTTGAGAATAGTGATGTGTGTGTCTACAGTGAGCCGGGTAAACTGTTTAACCTGAAGTGCCACGGTGAGCGCTTATTAGTGTTGGTGGTGGAAACCAATCTGCAGGCTTCTACCGTGATGATGCTGGATCAACAATGCCGATTAAGTGACGTGAAGTCGTTGCAGAAGTTTGAAACCATCAAGGTGATGCACGATCGCTTGTTTGCGTTACGCGCCCAGCAACAGATAGTGGCCGCCTAAAAAAGGGCTCCCAATAGAAAAGGCGATCTTATCAAGATCGCCTTTGTCGTTTTTATGCACTCATTTACCGGCTTTCTGGTGGCGTAACGCTAGATTGGCGTTAATGTCAGCCAGTGACAGATCTTGGTCTTCCAACAATACAAACAGGTGATAGAGCAGGTCTGAGGCCTCATTGACCAGTTCAAACTTGTCATGGGTTGCTGCCGCCAGTGCTGTTTCCAAACCTTCTTCACCGACTTTTTGCGAAATTCGCTTGGTGCCACGGGCAAACAGTGAGGCGGTATAGCTGGTGGCCGGATCGGCATTTCTCCGACCGTGAATTAATTCCTGTAGCTGATGCATAAAAGGATGCACTTCGCCGTCCCAGCAGCTTTCGGTGCCGTTATGGCAGGTAGGGCCAGTGGGTATCGCCTGCACCAGCAATGAATCGCGATCGCAATCCATGGCAATTGACACCAGTTGCAAATGGTTACCTGAGGTTTCGCCTTTGGTCCACAACCGTTGTTTACTGCGGCTGTAGAAGGTTACCAGACCTTTAGCAAAGCTGGTTTGCAGTGCTTCTGGGTTCATATAGCCCAGCATCAGCACTTTGGCGGAGTGAAAGTCCTGCACTATGGCAGGTACTAGTCCCTGTTGTTTATCCCAATCCAGCTCATTGAGCAATGTCTGCTGCTGTGCTGGCGTCATGGTACAAGAGGGGGTTTCTGATTGAGTCATGTTACTTCCTGTTTATGCTTGCAGCGGTTGGTCGTTGCGGATACAGATACCCGCATTACGCAAATACTGTTTTAACTCTGGGATCGGAATAATACCTTTATGGAACACACTGGCAGCTAATGCGGCATCAACGGCAGCCTCAAGAAATACCTCGCGAAAATGTTCCATGGCACCCGCACCACCGGAGGCGATTAACGGCACGTCGCAAACGCTACGCACCTTGGATAATTGATTGATGTCATAACCTTGGCGTACACCATCCTGATTCATCACATTGAGGACAATTTCGCCACAGCCTTGCTGCTGTGCTTCTTCCACCCAGTCCAGCGTGTACCACTGGGTATCGCGGGTGGCGGCTTCATCACCGGTAAACTGTTTCACTTTATAACTATCACTGGCGGCATCATAGAAGGAATCGATACCGACGACCACACACTGCCGACCAAATTCATCGTGCAAGCGGCGGATCAGACTGGGATCAGATAATGCCGGAGAGTTGATGGAGATTTTATCGGCACCAAACGCCAGAATTTCTCGGGCTTGCTCGATGGAGCGGATACCGCCGGCGACACAGAAGGGGATATCTATCTGCTGTGCTACCCGGCTGACCCAGGACTTATCCACTGTGCGGTCGTGAGCACTGGCAGTAATATCATAAAACACCAGCTCATCGGCACCTTCTGCGGCGTAACGCTGCGCGAGTGGCACAATATCACCGACAATCTCATGGTTACGGAATTGCACGCCCTTGACCACTTTTCCGGCTTTGACATCCAGACAGGGAACTATGCGTTTGGCCAACATTGGATTGCCTCCGTGACGGTAAATTGTTGAGTGAGTAACGCTTTGCCGATAATAATGCCACTGACACCACTGTCGCGTACGGCGGCGACATCGGTTAATGAGGCGATACCGCCCGATGCCTGCCAGCGAATTTTAGGATAACTGCTGGCTAACTCATGATAGAGCGCATTGTTCGCGCCTGTCATGGTGCCATCGCGGCTGATATCGGTCACCAGCGCATGTTTGAGACCAAATGGTGTAAATTCAGCCACTAGCGATTCCAGTGTTTTACCGCCACCACTTTGCCAACCGGAGACCGCTACGACTTTATTGCCGTTTGCGTCAATATTGACATCCAGTGCCAGACAGATGCGTTCAGCCCCAAACTCGGTAAACCACTGTTTGACTAATTCGGGCTGTTTCACTGCTAATGAACCAATCACTACTCGGTAAACCCCCGATTGCAGCAACTCCTTTACTTGCGCATGGCTACGGATGCCACCGCCAACCTGTAACGGTGTCTGTAGTCCGGCGGCGAGTTGGGCAATCAATGCGGTCTGGCGTTTTTGCGGATCTTTCGCACCGGTAAGATCCACTAGATGCAGCAATTTAGCACCTTGGCGTTCGTAGGATTGCAACTGTTCCAAAGGACTGTAAGCGAAAGTGGTCTGTTGCTCATAGTCGCCCTGATAGAGGCGCACCACCTGACCATCAATCAGATCAATGGCGGGAATAATCATGCGGCACCTCCGCTGAGCGTTGCTTTGGACATTTTCAGGAAATTTTGCAGAATGCGACTGCCAACG from Shewanella dokdonensis includes:
- the hisA gene encoding 1-(5-phosphoribosyl)-5-[(5-phosphoribosylamino)methylideneamino]imidazole-4-carboxamide isomerase, coding for MIIPAIDLIDGQVVRLYQGDYEQQTTFAYSPLEQLQSYERQGAKLLHLVDLTGAKDPQKRQTALIAQLAAGLQTPLQVGGGIRSHAQVKELLQSGVYRVVIGSLAVKQPELVKQWFTEFGAERICLALDVNIDANGNKVVAVSGWQSGGGKTLESLVAEFTPFGLKHALVTDISRDGTMTGANNALYHELASSYPKIRWQASGGIASLTDVAAVRDSGVSGIIIGKALLTQQFTVTEAIQCWPNA
- the pyrD gene encoding quinone-dependent dihydroorotate dehydrogenase produces the protein MFYKIAQKVMFQMDPEVAHHFAMTGLKATAHNPLNCFYAQHIAAVPVEFMGVTFPNPVGLAAGMDKDGEAIDAFAAMGFGHIEVGTVTPRPQPGNDKPRLFRIKPAKAIINRMGFNNKGVDNLVKNLLARKSKAVVGVNIGKNKDTPVENGKEDYLICMDKVYPYADYIAVNISSPNTPGLRTMQYGELLEDLLASLKEKQKALAEQYQKYVPIALKIAPDLSQDEIEKIADALIRNKFDGVIATNTTLSRDGVSGLANSSETGGLSGKPLNELSTKVIKQLAQCLNGQVPILGCGGILSADDAMTKLDAGAQLVQIYSGFIYQGPKLIDDIIEAYRSRVSK
- the hisIE gene encoding bifunctional phosphoribosyl-AMP cyclohydrolase/phosphoribosyl-ATP diphosphatase HisIE is translated as MTQSETPSCTMTPAQQQTLLNELDWDKQQGLVPAIVQDFHSAKVLMLGYMNPEALQTSFAKGLVTFYSRSKQRLWTKGETSGNHLQLVSIAMDCDRDSLLVQAIPTGPTCHNGTESCWDGEVHPFMHQLQELIHGRRNADPATSYTASLFARGTKRISQKVGEEGLETALAAATHDKFELVNEASDLLYHLFVLLEDQDLSLADINANLALRHQKAGK
- a CDS encoding cell division protein ZapC; amino-acid sequence: MLLMPESCWQWQYNESHGVLSISLGSELEFLTPYKPKTLIPDALGELEFSVDHARYYIELLDSISKRLSLPDAFLVQLALNATAACFLQKPQMPKSWFFENSDVCVYSEPGKLFNLKCHGERLLVLVVETNLQASTVMMLDQQCRLSDVKSLQKFETIKVMHDRLFALRAQQQIVAA
- the hisF gene encoding imidazole glycerol phosphate synthase subunit HisF → MLAKRIVPCLDVKAGKVVKGVQFRNHEIVGDIVPLAQRYAAEGADELVFYDITASAHDRTVDKSWVSRVAQQIDIPFCVAGGIRSIEQAREILAFGADKISINSPALSDPSLIRRLHDEFGRQCVVVGIDSFYDAASDSYKVKQFTGDEAATRDTQWYTLDWVEEAQQQGCGEIVLNVMNQDGVRQGYDINQLSKVRSVCDVPLIASGGAGAMEHFREVFLEAAVDAALAASVFHKGIIPIPELKQYLRNAGICIRNDQPLQA
- a CDS encoding WD40/YVTN/BNR-like repeat-containing protein yields the protein MKFRSLFGSVICGLPLVVCAVPDETGQVALTSQLQPLASQALVLDIKHAGDTLVAVGERGHILRLLATGNWQQVLTPSRNLLTRVTFVDANNGWAVGHDATILHSRDAGVTWQLQYRSETLARPLMDVYFRDAQQGLAIGAYGLLLRTQDGGKHWQREFHDELLNEDDKQYLQQLKTDDPQVYQQEADSILPHFNRLLPLPDGRLLLVGEMGLVAVSDDLGAHWQRLQFPYEGSLFAAKEYNGQVYVGVARQPVCQRFVIAVVAVNCIAAGSHYQWHNSGC